In Syntrophorhabdaceae bacterium, the sequence TGCCCCCCATCGAATGGCCGGGGATATGGATGACCTCCCATGACATGCCCCCGATCTCGAGTGTCTCTCCGCCCTGAAGCTTCCGGTCCACCTTAAATGTGAATGCCCCCGGCTTCAGGCCGTACTGCATCTGGCACATGCCCTTAAACTCCGCCATGCCGTACACCGCCTCGTCCTGCCCCTTCTCCAGGAGCTCTCCTTCGAGGGCGTGAACCCACAGCTCCGCGCCGGGAATCTCCTTCTTGATCTCCGTGAAGCAGCCTATGTGGTCCAGGTGGGTATGGGTCATGATGATTCTTTTTATGTGGGAGGGCTCGATTCCAAGCTTCTTGAGCGACTCTATCTTATAGCTTCCCTTTCCCGTAAGCCCCACGTCGATCATGGAAAGATCTTTCGTTGCCGGATCGCCCAATATATAGACATGGGAATCGGGAATAAACTCATCCTGTCCCTGGATGAAGTGGATACCGTCTGTAATCTTTGGCATATATGCTCCTCTCGCTGATTTTATGTTCGCTCCTTTCTTATTGTACGTTTAAAGGCCTGTGAAATCAAGGTCATTAATGGATATCGGCCTCCCTTCCAAGGGCGTGAGAGGGGCCGGGAAGGCCCCCGGCCTCGCCTGCGCCCTTCCCGGCCGTGACGGAAACCAACTCGAAATCACTTGTTGAAGGCTCAAACTACACCTTCCGGCTCGTGTATCCCCGCAAGTACAGGCTAAAGGAGGCCCACAATGTGTATACACTTAATCTTATAGATAAAATGGAAAAGAAACGTTGTTTGTTGTACCAAAAACAATTCATTTTTTTGTTGACAGCCGACCGCGATTGGGGTACCATTATTGTACGATATGTTGAGCAATGCACGGGGTACCGAATCCCTGGAGGCTCGAAAAGGTTCAGAAATCGGAAACCGGCATATCAGGGAGTTGAGTGACTCTTTACATTGAAATTACCTCCATAAGCTTCTCATAATAACCCCCCTTCCCCCTGGGCCTCCCCCAGGGGTTTTTCTTTACAACGACGGGGATTTGATGTATAAAACTACGACAGGAAGGGTATCTATGGACATGTATACAAATGGTGTATTCGGTCTCGTCGCTTCGGCAGGGACCATGGCAAAGGTTATAATAGGGATTCTCTTACTCTTTTCCATTCTCTCCTGGACGATTATGCTCGTAAAAATGCGCCAGTTCGGGAAAACCGAGAGGGAAGGCAAGAGGTTTCTTTCGGCGGCAAAGGAGACGGACTCTTTCAGGAGGCTCCTCGGCATGTACCGGGATAACCCGGATAATCCTTTCTACCGGCTCATGGTGGTGACTTACAAAGAGATCACGGCAAAGCAGAAAGAGAACCCCCGGCTTGAAGCGGAGACGGTGCCCCTCATCGAGAATGTCCTGAGGATCACGATCTCCGAGGAGACGGAGACCCTCGAGCGGCGTCTCTCCTTCCTCGCCACTACCGCCAACACCGCGCCTTTTATCGGGCTTTTCGGCACGGTATGGGGCATTATGGATTCTTTCAGGGAGATAGGAGTGCGGGGGACCACAAGCCTCGCGGTCGTCGCCCCGGGCATCAGCGAAGCCCTTATCGCGACGGCGATCGGCCTTGCCACCGCCATCCCCGCGGTCCTCGCGTATAACTACTTCAACAGCAGGCTCAAGAGGATCGTGGCGAAAATGGAAAATGCTTCCATGTATCTCCTCAATATCCTCGAAAAATGAAGACTTCCCGCGATTCGAAAGGACCCCTTTCAGAGATAAACGTGGTGCCCCTCGTGGACGTCATGCTCGTCCTCCTCATTATCTTCATGATCACTGCGCCCATGATGCAGCATGGCATGAACATCGATATCCCCAAGGTGACGACCAAGCCCATGGCCACCAAGGATGAACCCCAGATATTGAACGTGACAAAAGAGCAGAGGCTTATCCTTAACGAGAAGAAGCTCGAGGTAAAAGACCTGAAGGCCGCCGTGGAGCTTCTCTTCGCGAATAAGAAGGACAAGGAGATATACTTGAGGGCGGACAAGGACGTGCCTTACGGGTTCGTGGTGAAGTGCATGGGCACTATCCGGGAAGCGGGAATCGAGAAGATCAATATCGTGACGAAACCGCTCGAAGAGCAATGAGTGAATCGACCTGGCTGAAATGGTGCATTGTATCCGTCCTTCTGCACCTCGCGGCCTTCATCGTCTTCAGTGTCCAGCTCCCCAAGTCAACGAGAAAGATCAATTTTTCGTCTTATTCGGTGAGTCTCGTAGGGGACATGGGGGGAGGACCGAAGACCACGGGGGACATGGGGGCTGCAAAAGGCGCGCCGGTCCCTCTCAGGGAGCCTGCCAAGCCTGAAAAGAAGGCGGAAGCCAAAAGACCTGCCAAAGAAAAGCTGGTAAAACCCAAACCCGTGAGGCCCGAGAAGAACGAAGTCTCCATCTCGAAAAAGAAGGTCCCCCTCAAAGAGCCCCCGAAACAGGTGAAAAAAGAGAAGACAACCGCTTCAAAGGACGACCTGAAAGACCTCAAGGAACGACTCGACCAGATTAAGAAAAGGACCAGCTACGTCGACATATCGAGAGGCGATGGCGCAGGCTCGCGGGGCGCGGGCACACCGGGGCTGCCTTTTTCAGGGGAGGGAACTGGAAGACCCCTCGATCTGGCCACCCAAAAATATTATATGGACATAAGGGACAAGATCACCGCAGCATGGCGCATGCCCGGCTCGGGTCTCAAGAAGCTGGTAACCGAAGTGACGATCACGATACGCAAGGACGGGAAGCTTGTAGAATGGAATGTGGACAAAGCCTCGGGGAGCAGGGTCTTCGACGAATCGGTGACGCGCGCCCTCAGGGCAGCGGAGCCCTATCCCCCCATACCGCCGTCACTCAGTCTTGACTCGATCGAAATCCCCTTCAGGTTCCGTCCCGAGGATATGTCTTGACCTTCCTGCAAGGCGTCGCACTCGGGGCGCTGCAGGGAATCACCGAGTTCCTTCCCGTCAGCAGCTCTGCCCACCTTATTCTCGTGCCATGGCTTTTCAAAATGCAGGACGGAGAGGTCCAGAAGCTCACCTTTGACGTCTTCCTCCACTTCGGGACCTTGATCGCGATCTTCTGTGTCTACGGCAGGCGGTTTATGGTCATGGTCGTGGAGGGGTTCCTCGATATGGGGAGCGGAAAGTGGAGGACCACCCTGCTCACGAAGATATGCTTCGCGACGATCCCTGCGGCACTCTTCGGTTTTGCGGGAAAATCGTTCATAGAGGCCCACCTGAGAAATCCCGCGGTGACCATCTATGCCCTCGTTGCGGTTTCGCTCCTCATGCTCATTGCCGAGAGGCTTCCTCGAAATAAAAAGGATATCTCCCTTGCCTTCGCCTTCATCGTGGGCCTTGCCCAGGCCTGCGCCCTGGTCCCCGGCGTCTCCCGGAGCGGCATCACCATCGCCATGGCCATGATCCTGGGATTAAAAAGGGAGAAGGCAATCGATTTCTCCTTCCTCCTCGCCATACCCGTCATCCTCGGGGCAACACTCCACGAGGCATTACATTTCCGGTTTGACGCGAGCAATGAGCTGCTCCTCATTTATGGGTCGGGGGCCGCGTCCGCCCTCTTATTCGGGATTATAAGTCTTACTTTTCTGGTGAGGTTTCTCCGCAGCCACTCCCTTGACCTTTTTTCGTACTACAGGATCCTTCTTGCCGTGTTTCTCTTCTTTCTTCTTTACTAGCTTGAGCTTGTGGGCGATATGGGTAAAGAAGTGTATGATCTTGTTCCTGCCGAAATAGAGGAGCACCGTGAGCACGGCACTGCCGATCAGGAGGATGATAAATGCCGTATAATGGGCGTCCTTGACCGCCGTACCCTGAAAGGTAAGTATGATGGTGCCCGGAAGTCTGCCCAGAAGGGCCATCAGGAAGAAATCGAGAAATTTCATGTGGGTGAGCCCCAGGAGGTAACAGAGGGAATCCTTGGGAAAACCCGGTATGAGGAAGAGGATGTAGCTGATGTAGAGCCCCTTGTGGGTCACGAAATCATTGAATTTGTGGATATACGCCTTTTTGACTACCCTCTCCACGATCCTGAGTCCGAAAACGCGGGCAATCATGAAGGCGAGTACCGAGCCCAGGGTGAGCCCTATGGTGGAGAGCACCCCGCCCATCACATTGCCGAAAAGAAATCCTCCCACGAAACCGGTCACCTCTCCGGGTATGGGAGCGAAGACGACCTGGAGCGCCTGGAGCAGGACGAAGACCACCGCGGCGTAATGGCCGAAGGAGGCTATGAAGAGCCGGAGCCTCTTGGGATTGAGAAAATAGCGGTAGAAATCTGCAATATCTCTCCACCCGCCCTCGTGATAGGTATAGAGGATCATCACGATAAGGGCCGTGAGGAAGAGATAGAGGAGGACCCTCAAGAATATGGAGACCCCTTTCGAGCTGACTATGGAATGTTTAAACAATCTTAAATTGTCCTTGTCCCAATGATTTGCGCCGCCGGCACGGAACGGTGACTATCCTATTTTCCGAATCTCCGGCTCCTCTGCTGATAACTCCTGATGGCCCTCAGGAAATCTATCTTCCTGAATACGGGCCAGAAGGCGTCGCAGAAATAGAATTCGCTGTACACACTCTGCCACAGGAGAAAGCCGCTCAAGCGGACCTCGCCGCTCGTCCTGATAATGAGGTCGGGGTCCGGAAGGCCGCAGGTGTAAAGATGGCTTGTAATATCATCTACCGTAATACTTTCCGGCAGTTCGGCGACGGCTAAGGCCCCTTTCGCGACAATGGCCTTTCTCACCGCCTCGACGATCTCTTCCCTCCCTCCATACCCCACCGCAATATTGAGGGACCGGCTGTCATGCCCTTTCGTCTTCTCCTCGCAAGCCCTGATCGCTCCCTTGAGCCCCTCGGGAAGGAGCTCCAGATTACCGAGCACCCTTATCCTGAAGCCGAGGTTCGTGATTATGGGATTGTTCGAGAGCTCGTCTATCTTGCTCTCTATCACTTTGAGAAGACCTTCTATCTCCTCTTTATCTCTTAAGCTGTTATCCGTGGAGAAGACCCAGATGGTAACGACTTTTATATCGAGCTCCACGCACCACTTGAGCACTTCGTCCAGCTTTTTTGCCCCTTCCTTGTGGCCCCAAGTGACGTCGTCGAAACCCATCTCACGGGCATATCTCCTGTTGCCGTCGAGGATGAGGCCTATATGGGTGGGAAGGGGTCCCCTTTTGATCTCCCTTTCGAGGACTTTCCCGTAGGAAAAATATAACAGTTTTTTTAAGGGCACGTTAAAGTATAAAGTATATTCCCGAAAAACTTAAGACTTATTTGGATCCACGGACCGAAAGAAGACGGGTGTTTTGCGCCTTTACAGAATGATCGAGGCCTCCGAATCCCTGCAATGCCGCCCTCTTCGGGGAACCGCGGGAAGACCGCCCCTGTCGGGCTTTCCTAATTGTTGACCGGCCGCTTCACCCGTGACGTCAATGACTTTATGGCATCTTTCAACCCGTCAACCGTAAGCTCGTGCATGGGGAAGATCTTCCTGATGCTGTCGACCGTATAGTGGCCCCAGTAGTTCCTGTGAGTCGGGTTGAGCCAGACGGAATGGGGGAAATGCTCCCTCAGTTTAAGGAGCCATTCGATGCCCGGCGTCTCGTTGGTGGAGAAATAGTCGATGCAGCCGTTCACGTCGAAAAGCTCCGAAAAGGCCATTCTCGCGTCTCCTACGAAGACGAGCTTATATCTCTTGTCGAAGTTGGAGAGGAACTTCTCCGTCGAAATGCGCTTGTAATTGGCGATATCCTCGTAAATATCCTGGTAGACGCAGTTGTGGAAGAAGAAATATTTGAACTCCTTGAAATGCTCCATCTGGGACGCAGCCGAGAAAAGCCTCTCGCAAAGCTCCGTGTAGGGGAGCATGGAGCCGCCCGTATCCATAAGGAGAATGATGCGGACCGAATTCTGCCGGGAGCGGTTGAAGACAAGCTCTATCTCGCCGCCTTCCTTGGCGGTCTTGTCAATGGTCTCCTCGATGTCCAGCTCTTCCTCGGACCCTTCACGCTTCAGCTCGCGCAGCTTTTTCAGGGCCACCTTGGTCTGTCTCACGTCGAGGATGATGTCGTTCCGGTAATTCTTGAACCGTCTCTCTTCCGCGACTTTCGCCGCCGACTGGCTCCACGACTCGCCCCCTACCCTGATGCCGCCGGGATGGGTCCCGTAGGCGCCGAAGGGCGAACGACCGCCGGTGCCGATCCATTTGCCGCCGCCGTCATGCCTCTCCTTCTGCTCGGCGAGCCTCTCCCTGAATTGCCTCATCATCTCTTCCATGTCGTGGGTCTTCTTGAACTCCTCCATCCTCATCTGCATTTCATGGATCTCTTCCATCGTAAGCTTGGGAAGATTGTTGAGGGGGTTCTCGAGCCACTCCATGACCTTGGAGAGGTCCACATCGTCCGTCTTTATGCCGCCGAAATATTCCTGAAAGGCGAGATCGAACTGGTCGTAATAGGCCTCGCTCTTCACGAGAAAGGCGCGGCCCACGTAGTAGAGGTGGTTCAGGCTCGCCTGAAAATGGCCTTCATAGAGGGCCTCGATAAAGGAGACCCACTCGGTCACGGAGACGGGTACACCTTTCCTTCGCAATGTATAATAAAAATCAGTAAACATTAATTATCCGCTCTTCTTAATATCGTCTCTTGAATCCCATTCCGCCCTGGCCCGAAGAGGTCCTCACGAACCGCTCCGTGTCAAGCTCGTTCTTGAGAATGGTGCCGAGGAAAGGTATCTCGGAGGAGATCCTGTCGACGCTTATGCCCCCGATGGCAAGGGCCTTGATCCAGTCGATAAGCTCGCTGGTGGAGGGCTTTTTCCTCAACCCGTCGACTTCGCGGATCCAGTAGAACTTCTTTAAGGCCTCCCTCATGAGCTTCGCCTCGATATCGGGATAGTGGACCTTGACGATCTTCTCCATCATCTCCTGGTCGGGGAATTCGATGTAGTGGAATATGCACCTTCTCAGGAAGGCATCGGGCAGCTCCTTTTCCGAATTGCTCGTAATGATCACCACGGGACGGTGCTTTGCATGGACTTCCTCGTCAAGCTCCGGGATATGGAAGGACATCTCATCGAGCTCGTTCAGGAGGTCGTTCGGGAATTCCACGTCCGCCTTGTCCACTTCATCGATAAGAAGGACCACCTTCTCGTCGGCCTTGAATGCCTGGCCGAGCTTTCCCATTTTGATGTACTGCCTGATGTCGGTGATGTCCTTATCCTTGAACCGCGCATCATTGAGTCTCTGGACCGTATCATAGACGTAAAGGCCGTCTTTCGCCTTGGTCGAGGACTTGACGTTCCAGATGTTGAGCTTCATATTGAGCGCCCGCGAAATACTATGGGCGAGAAGGGTCTTGCCGGTGCCCGGCTCACCTTTGATAACAAGGGGTTTCCCCAATGCGATGGCAACGTTTACGATCTCCATAAGTGGTTTGGATGCGATATAATCTTCGCTCCCCTTATAACCTTGAGCAGTAGTACTCATTCCTTGAGCCTCCTTAGAATAGTGAAAAATATCACTGATATTATAAGGGTTATGGGCCCCTCTTGTCAAATGGGCCGGAGTGCCGAGGGAGCCCGCATGCCGTTCGGGTAGGTGCACAATAATCCTTGCAAAACTCCTTGAATGATAGGAAAATGGCGGGAAGGGAGGGCGAAATGAAAAGATTGATAATATTCGTGCTCTGCATTACGGCCGTTACGGCCTTAACGGCGATGGCCGACGACGCGGCCGGCCGAAAGCAGGCGGCGATGGAGCTCGTTGAAATAATGAATGGCCGGGCCATGAGGGACGAGATGGTCAAAGCGGTCGATGATATGATGGAGAAGCAGTTCGAATTTGCAGCCGCGGATCTGTCGGCTGAAGCTCGTAAAACCATGGAGGCCCTGAAAAAAGAGTACTTTGACTGGCTTTCCGAGAGCCTGTCCTGGGAGCAGATGAGGACGTTGTTCGTCGACGTCTATACGGAGGTATTCACCGAGGAGGAGATGAAGGAGCTCAATGGATTCTACCGGTCCCCCCTGGGCAGGAAAATGCTCGATAAGATGCCCCGACTCATTGAGGCGACCATGCGGAAGAGCCGGGAGATGGTACAGAAAAAGCTTCCCGAGTTCAATGCGAGGCTCGATGCCCTGGTTTCTGACGTGACGGCAAAGTACAGGGTAGGGAAATAGCGATTTCAGACCCCCACAAAAGGCTTGCAACCGAAGCCGTGGAGCGGCAGAATATATACAGGCGGGAAAGGCCGCCACCAAATTGAGGAGGGTATTATGAACATTTTTATCGAATACTGCGGTTCCTGAAACTACCAGCCCCATGCTTCCCGTGTGGAAGCGGAATTGAAATCGAGTTTCCCCGATTCCAAAATCAAGGTTGTCGTAGGCAGCGGCGGCATCTTCGACGTGAAATGCGACGGCAAGCTCGTCTATTCGAAAGCGAAAACAAACAGGTTCCCCCAGGAGGGAGAGGTGACGAAGCTCATAGGGGAGAAGTGAGGAGGAGATCGGCGAGCTCATCGGCTTCTACAAATCTCCCCTGGGCAGAAAACTTCTCGATAAAATGCCCGACCTTATCCGGACGACCATGGAAAAGAGCCCGGAGATGGTAATGAAAAGGCCACCCGAGTTTGAGGCAAGGATGGAGAAGATCCTCTTGGCGACCCCGAAGCGAAGTACAAGACAAAGCCCTCCCCGGTCCAAACCGAGCCCCTTCTCGGCCGCAGATAAATTCGGAGAAAGGCGATAGAGACGGACGGCCCATTGATTAGCCTTGCAACCGGATGAGAATTAGAGGAAAATAACTTGTATACAGAGGCAAGATCCGATGGAGGAGGCTTCATGAGGATAGTTATCGAATACTGCGGCTCCGGAGACTACCGGCCCCATGCTTTCCGTGCCGAAGCGGAACTGAAGGGAGCGTACCCCGATTCAACCATCGTTCGCGTCGAAAGCAGCGGCGAAATCTTCGAGGTAAAGTGCGACGGTATGCTTGTCTATTCGAAGCAGCAGGTCCCGGGAGACCGTTTCCCCATCACCGGGGAGCTCACGAAGCTCCTGGGGAACAAGGAAAGAGCAAGGGAATTGGAAAAGGAGAGGGCGAAGCAAGGGATAGAGGACTGATCCAAAGGGCCATGGCACGCCCAGGGCGTTCTGCCGGGGTATGCCGTGCAATCGAACCCTCTTCGCCTCCGCCGGGCCAGTTGACTCATAATTAAATCTTACCCAAGAGCAGTTGCGGCCAGGCAACATTGACTCATAAAAGATGTTACCCGGGGGCGGGGAGGAAGAATACCTTTTTCAGCTTCGCCTCCATTGCTTTACGTAGCACAAATGGATTGAGTCCTTCAAGCTCTTTAGTAAGTGATTCCTTGACCGTATCGGGGATATGAGGAGACTCCATGATTCTCTGATAAGGGGTCTTGGGAGAATCATGATGCTTTATGGTCTTGGAGCCGATCCTTTCCTTCGATATGAGCTTTACCGAAGGGCAGAAGAAGTTATGAAAGAGCCGCCATTCGGTTCGGTAAAGATCGTTGAGGAGTGGCACCACGCCTATGGTGTCCATCCTTTCATATCCCAGCCATTGCCGTACATGGGTCCAGTTCTTCTGCTCAATATGCGCATTATCGTCCTTATGGTAGGCCCTCGAGCGGGTAAAGGCGACAGGCTTTATTCTCTCTTCGAAGTGTCTCACGAGATGGTAATTGAGAAACTCAGATCCGTTGTCGCAATCGAAACCCAAAAGGGGAAAAGGGAGAAACTGCTCCACATCCTTAATCTGTTCCAGCACGCCCCGTTCCCCCTTGCCCCACACTGCCCGCTGCTCGGTCCAGCCGGTAGCGATGTCAACAAAGTCTATGGTATTCACATATATCCCCGCGGTAGTCTCTCCGCAGTGCGCCACCGTATCCGCCTCCAGAAATCCCGGTCTTGTCTCATCCCACTGGTTCACCTTCACCGGTATGTGCCTCCTCAGAAGCGTTCCCGGTTTCGTGGTCGACCTCCCGTGTGTTCTGTACTTCATGCGGGTGGGTTTTAAGAGCCTGTCGATCGTGGCAGGAGATATACGTTTCAATGCCTTGATAACATCCAGGGGCAGAGGTTCGAAGGACTTTGCATACCCGGGGAGCCACAAAGGGAGGATCACCTTTAAGCGCTTTGAGCAGGGGAGGTTTGCAGCACGCCATATCCGCTTTAAGGCATGGAGAATCTTGTCGTCTCCATAGAGGGGCCTTCTTCCTCTCTTCTTCGGTTTGGGCCTGGTAAATCGCTTAAAGCCCCTCAGAAGCACAATCGCATATTTCCGGTGATAACCCGTTGTGGCGCAGAACTCATCGAGAATGACGGTCTTCTCCTTCATTGAAGCCCTCTTATACCTCTTATGAACGGCTTCGGTGTACTCTCTTTTGGATCGCGGACTCATAGGCAACGCCTCCTTCAAAGGCAGGTATTGGGTAATACCTATTTATGAGTCAACGATCCCTTTCTCTTAACTCCTTGGGTAAGATTTATTGTGAGTCAATTCGCCGGGCTCGTCCGGTTTGCCTTTTTGGCGCCATTCCATTATGATAATGGTCAGTGAAGAAAATACTTCTCCTCCTCCTCGTCGTCATTGCCTGCGGCCTCGCCTATTACAGTTTCTATCCGAATATTTCGAAGCTGAAGAAGGGAAACCCCGGAAAGACGGCCCTCATGGAGATAAGGGAGGCCGAGTGGAAGGCAAAGGGCAAGAAGCTCGTCATCCGGCAGAAGTGGGTACCCCTCTCACGGGTCTCCCCTTTCCTCGTCAAAGCGGTGCTCATAGGCGAAGACGACAAGTTCTGGTCCCACAACGGGTTTGACCTCGATGCCATACAAAAGGCCGTCGAGAAGGACCTGAAGGCGAAAAAGTTCAAGTTCGGGGGGAGCACGATCAGCCAGCAGCTCGTGAAGAACCTCTATCTCTCCCCTTCGAAGAACCCCTTAAGAAAAGGGAAAGAAGCGATCATCACCTGGAGGATGGAGCGGACCCTCACGAAAAAGAGAATACTCGAGCTTTACCTCAATACCGCGGAATGGGGAGACGGGATATTCGGCGCAGAAGCAGCCTCCCAGCGCTATTACGGCAAACCCGCCGCCGCCTTAACCGCAGAGGAAGCCTCGAGGCTCGCCGCCTCCCTGCCGAACCCCAGAAAGTTCAAAGCCGACGGCGACTCCCGATACATAGAGAACCGCAGCAGGATCATCTACCGAATAATGGTAAAAAGAGGCATAGTAATCCCGGAATATGAAGAAGTAATTGGCGCGCCCGCGGAAGAAGCAGTTCAGGCGGAGGAGCAGGAAGGGGACACGCTCTAAGAAGCAGCCTTAACTGCAGTCGTTAGTCGTTAGTCTCTAGTCTCTAGTCTCTAGTAAAAGACCGAAAGGATAGTCGTTGATATATAGTATATGGTATATGGTGAATGCCTTAACGGCAGTCTCTGGTCGTTAGTCGTTAGTGAAAGGCGAAAAGGGCGGGGTCATAAAAGTAGTCTCTGGTCGTTAGAAATAAGCAGAAAATACGATAAATGGCATAATCTGTGGGGGAGTCATGGAGAGGAAGGCCGATCTGCGGCACTCTACTGCGCTCGCGTCCTCAACGTACAGATGTACGCCTCCGGGCGCGTGCTCGTAGCGCACCACATCCAGGCCTTCCTCTCCATTCGTGATCATTGGCAGGTGCAAGTCAGGAGAAACATTCAAAACAAACAGAATTTTTCCGATTTTAGCAGCTGAGTTTTATCATCTACTTGCTTACGAGGAAAACGTCTGAGTGGGCCATAGTCTTTCGCATATCTAGGCGACTAGGAGGAGCCGACGCAGGCGTACTTCTAGGTACGTCAAGGAGAGTGACGACGCGGGCAACGACGAGAGGCGGAAGAGGATGGCCTACTCGCTAGGCGGCCGCGTTTTTGGAACGCTTCCGCTCCAACCCATCCAATATCATTTTCCTCAATCTTATCGACTGAGGCGTAATTTCCACCAGCTCATCATCGTTAATATAGGAGATGCACTCTTCCAACGTCATCTTCACGTGGGGCGTCAGTATGACGGCGTCATCCGAGCCTGAGGCGCGCATGTTGGTCAGTTTTTTGCCTTTTGCCGGGTTCACTATGATATCGGCTTCCCTCGAATGCTCGCCGATGATCTGGCCTGCGTAGACCCTTTCTCCGGGGCCTAAGAAGAGCTTTCCCCTCTCCTGGAGGTTAAAGAGGGCATAGGCCACAGTGGAGCACTCTTCCATGGCGATGAGCACGCCCCTTGTCCTGTTCCTGATCTCGCCGGCGTATTCGTCGAATTTTAAGAATACGTAGTTCATCACGCCCATGCCGCGGGTTTCGGTGAGGAACTCGGAGCGGAAGCCCAGGAGCCCCCTGGTCGGGATTTTATATTTGAGTCTCGCCATGCCGTTTTCCTGGCGCATGTCGATGAGGGTGCCTTTTCTGCCGCCGAGGTTCTCGATTACTCGGCCCATGTAGTTCTCGTCAACGTCCACCGTAAGCTCTTCGTAGGGCTCGAGCCTGGTGCCGTCTTTCTCTTTGAAGATGACCTGGGGCCTGGTGACCTGGAACTCGTAGCCTTCCCGGCGCATCTTCTCGATGAGGATGGAAAGATGGAGCTCTCCCCTGCCCGAGACTTTGAATCCCTGGGCATCCTGGAGGTCTTCCACCACGAGGGCCACGTCCGACAGGGTCTCCTTGAAAAGCCGATCCCTCACGTGCCGGGAGGTGACGTACTTTCCCTCTCTGCCGTAGAAGGGCGAATCATTGGGCACGAAGGTCATGGAGACGGTGGGAGGGTCAACTTCTATGCCCATGAGAGGCATGGGGTTCAGAGGATCGGTCAGGGTCTCGCCGATGGTAATCGACTCCATCCCTGCCACTGCCACGATCTCGCCCACTCCCGCCTCGGCGGTCTCGACCTTGTCGTTCCCTTTGAAGCGATAGATCTTGGTGATCCGCGCCGGCTGGACCGTGGTCTCCCCTGCCCTCGCCACCACCACGTCCTTATCGATGCAGAAGGTGCCTGAGGTGATCTTGCCTATGGCGAGCCTTCCCAGGAAAGGTGAATAGGCGAGCGAGCTTACGAGCATCTGGAGCGAGCCTTCGGGGTCCCCTGTGGGGGCCGGTATGGCGTCTATTATCATGTCGAAGAGCGGTACCATGGTACCGCTCCGCTCGGTGTGTTCGTGAGTCGCGTAGCCGTCTTTCGCCGAGGCGTAAATTACGGAGAAATCAAGGATATGATCGGGCGCCTCGAGCTTTACGAAGAGGTCGAATACCTCGTCCACCACCCACTCGCAGCGGGCAGCGGGCTTATCGATCTTATTGACCACCACGATGATGGGGAGGGCGAGGGCGAGGGCCTTTTTCAGCACGAA encodes:
- a CDS encoding biopolymer transporter ExbD; this translates as MKTSRDSKGPLSEINVVPLVDVMLVLLIIFMITAPMMQHGMNIDIPKVTTKPMATKDEPQILNVTKEQRLILNEKKLEVKDLKAAVELLFANKKDKEIYLRADKDVPYGFVVKCMGTIREAGIEKINIVTKPLEEQ
- a CDS encoding TVP38/TMEM64 family protein, which codes for MFKHSIVSSKGVSIFLRVLLYLFLTALIVMILYTYHEGGWRDIADFYRYFLNPKRLRLFIASFGHYAAVVFVLLQALQVVFAPIPGEVTGFVGGFLFGNVMGGVLSTIGLTLGSVLAFMIARVFGLRIVERVVKKAYIHKFNDFVTHKGLYISYILFLIPGFPKDSLCYLLGLTHMKFLDFFLMALLGRLPGTIILTFQGTAVKDAHYTAFIILLIGSAVLTVLLYFGRNKIIHFFTHIAHKLKLVKKKEEKHGKKDPVVRKKVKGVAAEKPHQKSKTYNPE
- the uppS gene encoding polyprenyl diphosphate synthase — translated: MPLKKLLYFSYGKVLEREIKRGPLPTHIGLILDGNRRYAREMGFDDVTWGHKEGAKKLDEVLKWCVELDIKVVTIWVFSTDNSLRDKEEIEGLLKVIESKIDELSNNPIITNLGFRIRVLGNLELLPEGLKGAIRACEEKTKGHDSRSLNIAVGYGGREEIVEAVRKAIVAKGALAVAELPESITVDDITSHLYTCGLPDPDLIIRTSGEVRLSGFLLWQSVYSEFYFCDAFWPVFRKIDFLRAIRSYQQRSRRFGK
- a CDS encoding MotA/TolQ/ExbB proton channel family protein gives rise to the protein MDMYTNGVFGLVASAGTMAKVIIGILLLFSILSWTIMLVKMRQFGKTEREGKRFLSAAKETDSFRRLLGMYRDNPDNPFYRLMVVTYKEITAKQKENPRLEAETVPLIENVLRITISEETETLERRLSFLATTANTAPFIGLFGTVWGIMDSFREIGVRGTTSLAVVAPGISEALIATAIGLATAIPAVLAYNYFNSRLKRIVAKMENASMYLLNILEK
- a CDS encoding TonB family protein, whose product is MSESTWLKWCIVSVLLHLAAFIVFSVQLPKSTRKINFSSYSVSLVGDMGGGPKTTGDMGAAKGAPVPLREPAKPEKKAEAKRPAKEKLVKPKPVRPEKNEVSISKKKVPLKEPPKQVKKEKTTASKDDLKDLKERLDQIKKRTSYVDISRGDGAGSRGAGTPGLPFSGEGTGRPLDLATQKYYMDIRDKITAAWRMPGSGLKKLVTEVTITIRKDGKLVEWNVDKASGSRVFDESVTRALRAAEPYPPIPPSLSLDSIEIPFRFRPEDMS
- a CDS encoding VWA domain-containing protein, producing the protein MFTDFYYTLRRKGVPVSVTEWVSFIEALYEGHFQASLNHLYYVGRAFLVKSEAYYDQFDLAFQEYFGGIKTDDVDLSKVMEWLENPLNNLPKLTMEEIHEMQMRMEEFKKTHDMEEMMRQFRERLAEQKERHDGGGKWIGTGGRSPFGAYGTHPGGIRVGGESWSQSAAKVAEERRFKNYRNDIILDVRQTKVALKKLRELKREGSEEELDIEETIDKTAKEGGEIELVFNRSRQNSVRIILLMDTGGSMLPYTELCERLFSAASQMEHFKEFKYFFFHNCVYQDIYEDIANYKRISTEKFLSNFDKRYKLVFVGDARMAFSELFDVNGCIDYFSTNETPGIEWLLKLREHFPHSVWLNPTHRNYWGHYTVDSIRKIFPMHELTVDGLKDAIKSLTSRVKRPVNN
- a CDS encoding undecaprenyl-diphosphate phosphatase codes for the protein MTFLQGVALGALQGITEFLPVSSSAHLILVPWLFKMQDGEVQKLTFDVFLHFGTLIAIFCVYGRRFMVMVVEGFLDMGSGKWRTTLLTKICFATIPAALFGFAGKSFIEAHLRNPAVTIYALVAVSLLMLIAERLPRNKKDISLAFAFIVGLAQACALVPGVSRSGITIAMAMILGLKREKAIDFSFLLAIPVILGATLHEALHFRFDASNELLLIYGSGAASALLFGIISLTFLVRFLRSHSLDLFSYYRILLAVFLFFLLY
- a CDS encoding MBL fold metallo-hydrolase, producing the protein MPKITDGIHFIQGQDEFIPDSHVYILGDPATKDLSMIDVGLTGKGSYKIESLKKLGIEPSHIKRIIMTHTHLDHIGCFTEIKKEIPGAELWVHALEGELLEKGQDEAVYGMAEFKGMCQMQYGLKPGAFTFKVDRKLQGGETLEIGGMSWEVIHIPGHSMGG